In Clostridium sp., one DNA window encodes the following:
- a CDS encoding VOC family protein, producing MRIKKILTRLYVHDINKAIDFYKKLLNKDCDLRFRHTEMNLELAQIGNILILGGTEEALEPFKDTKATFLVDSAVEFREFLLKNGVIIIRDLKKVPTGMNLTVRHPDGTIIEYVEHNKNINL from the coding sequence ATGAGAATAAAAAAAATATTAACTCGCCTGTATGTACATGATATAAATAAAGCTATAGATTTCTATAAAAAATTATTAAATAAAGATTGTGATTTAAGATTTAGGCATACTGAAATGAATTTAGAATTAGCACAAATAGGAAATATATTAATTTTAGGTGGTACTGAAGAAGCTTTAGAACCATTTAAGGATACAAAGGCAACTTTCTTGGTAGACTCTGCTGTTGAATTTAGAGAATTCTTATTAAAAAATGGTGTTATAATCATTAGAGATTTAAAAAAAGTTCCAACAGGAATGAATTTAACTGTAAGACATCCGGATGGTACCATAATCGAATATGTTGAACATAATAAAAATATTAATTTGTAA
- a CDS encoding TetR-like C-terminal domain-containing protein, with protein sequence MAAIRKYYFPKITNEIPDTGSLRGDVYTYLRARVEPLKIIGAETIRGLIMEPVVWQNIVASMPQIIERRSEGKLTVAMKTILKNAELRGEVCLEKLSPRIISLPLDLLQYELIKKLEPVSDEAIAEIVDDIFMPLIHSTQQ encoded by the coding sequence ATGGCTGCCATACGTAAATATTATTTTCCTAAAATTACGAATGAAATACCAGATACTGGAAGTCTACGCGGCGATGTATATACCTATCTGCGTGCACGTGTTGAACCACTGAAAATAATCGGTGCGGAAACGATCAGGGGACTTATTATGGAACCAGTGGTGTGGCAAAATATAGTTGCATCCATGCCGCAAATAATCGAACGAAGGTCGGAGGGCAAGCTGACGGTGGCTATGAAGACGATTTTAAAAAACGCGGAACTTCGTGGTGAAGTCTGCCTTGAAAAACTGTCGCCCCGAATCATCTCACTGCCGCTTGACCTGCTTCAGTATGAGCTGATTAAAAAGTTGGAACCAGTATCCGATGAAGCCATAGCTGAGATTGTAGATGACATTTTTATGCCGCTTATACATTCAACACAGCAATAG